One Sphingomicrobium marinum genomic window carries:
- a CDS encoding toxin-antitoxin system HicB family antitoxin: protein MAKQRKAFPLRVDPDLWDAVERMAATDLRSVNAEVEILLREAMKARGVELKPPGAPPKRGRPPKKGD from the coding sequence ATGGCCAAGCAACGCAAAGCCTTTCCCCTGCGCGTGGATCCCGATCTCTGGGATGCGGTCGAACGCATGGCGGCGACCGACCTGAGGTCGGTCAACGCCGAGGTCGAGATCCTGCTGCGCGAAGCGATGAAAGCGCGCGGGGTCGAACTCAAGCCACCGGGCGCGCCGCCCAAGCGCGGCCGCCCGCCCAAGAAGGGAGATTAA
- a CDS encoding isoaspartyl peptidase/L-asparaginase family protein — MPKAASTLAACIAMALATPAQAEDWSLVIHGGAGTIQRDAMTPEKDAEIRAALDAALEAGSAVLREGGSSLDAVTAAINILEDDPNFNAGRGAVFTWDETNSLDASIMRGDTLAAGAVAGASTTRHPIDLARKVMEESPHVLLSGEGADQFAREQGLEQVDPSFFFTQERYDALVRFKAHAMQEQQTSQIDVDYKFGTVGAVAMDQSGVITAGTSTGGMTGKRWGRIGDSPIIGAGTYANASCGVSATGTGEIFIRLAVAYRICAGSAWAETPEPVASVREEAIAALMGEVNNQTKTNADLAINAVGELGGSGGVIFLSSDGAPGWSFDTPGMYRGSATSDGEKVVAIYGDEE, encoded by the coding sequence ATGCCCAAAGCCGCATCGACACTCGCTGCCTGCATCGCCATGGCGCTGGCCACCCCCGCGCAGGCCGAGGACTGGAGCCTTGTCATCCATGGCGGTGCCGGCACCATCCAGCGCGATGCGATGACGCCGGAAAAGGATGCGGAAATCCGCGCCGCGCTCGATGCAGCGCTGGAGGCAGGGTCGGCGGTGCTGCGTGAGGGCGGCTCCTCGCTCGATGCAGTGACGGCCGCGATCAACATCCTTGAGGATGATCCCAACTTCAACGCTGGGCGCGGTGCGGTCTTTACGTGGGACGAGACCAATTCGCTCGACGCCTCGATCATGCGCGGCGATACGCTGGCAGCGGGCGCGGTCGCGGGCGCCAGCACCACGCGCCACCCGATCGATCTTGCGCGCAAGGTGATGGAAGAAAGCCCGCACGTGCTGTTGTCGGGCGAAGGCGCCGACCAGTTCGCGCGCGAGCAGGGCCTCGAACAGGTCGATCCGAGCTTCTTTTTTACGCAGGAGCGTTACGACGCGCTGGTGCGCTTCAAGGCACATGCGATGCAGGAACAACAGACCAGCCAGATCGATGTCGACTACAAGTTCGGCACGGTCGGCGCGGTGGCGATGGACCAAAGCGGCGTCATTACAGCGGGGACGTCGACAGGCGGCATGACCGGCAAGCGCTGGGGGCGCATCGGTGACAGCCCAATCATCGGGGCTGGAACGTATGCCAATGCGAGCTGCGGTGTTTCGGCGACCGGGACAGGCGAGATCTTTATCCGACTGGCGGTTGCCTATCGGATTTGCGCGGGATCCGCTTGGGCCGAAACCCCCGAACCGGTCGCGAGTGTAAGAGAAGAAGCGATCGCGGCGCTTATGGGTGAGGTGAACAACCAGACCAAAACCAACGCCGACCTGGCGATCAATGCCGTCGGCGAACTTGGTGGATCGGGCGGTGTCATTTTCCTGAGTTCAGACGGCGCCCCCGGATGGTCGTTCGATACGCCCGGCATGTATCGCGGCAGCGCGACCAGCGATGGCGAGAAGGTCGTCGCGATTTATGGCGACGAGGAATAG
- a CDS encoding zinc transporter ZntB, translating into MELTDAIAEEATPLLFGRILDGKGGGRPILWDEASSWQPASSEEVMWVHLCRTHADVEAWLETYLDIPEPIAEMMVDDGNRPRASKEGDTLVAVLRGINFNAGAEPEDMVSMQLWSDGMRVVTLRRVPMQTPREVLADIDAGDGPTDAASLVTELVEQIITRMSKSIVDMNAVIDELEDADIDDEGETILRRTSSIRRNCLALKRHMGPQHSALEQIARASLSWFDEHDRREISETIERLRRYLDDIDVSKESALVLQDELRSRALASSEKTNFLLTLVASIFLPLGFLTGLLGINVGGMPGTDSSSAFWNVVYICLGLLVVQLALFYSWRWWTSR; encoded by the coding sequence ATGGAATTGACCGACGCCATCGCGGAAGAAGCCACGCCGCTCCTGTTCGGGCGCATTCTCGACGGCAAGGGCGGCGGCAGACCGATCCTGTGGGACGAAGCCAGCAGCTGGCAGCCCGCTTCGAGCGAAGAAGTCATGTGGGTCCATTTGTGCCGTACCCACGCGGACGTCGAAGCTTGGCTCGAAACCTATCTCGATATTCCCGAACCGATCGCCGAAATGATGGTCGACGACGGCAATCGCCCCCGTGCGAGCAAGGAAGGCGACACGCTGGTCGCGGTGCTGCGCGGCATCAATTTCAACGCCGGCGCCGAGCCCGAGGACATGGTCTCGATGCAGCTCTGGTCCGATGGCATGCGCGTGGTGACCTTGCGCCGCGTACCGATGCAGACCCCGCGCGAGGTATTGGCGGACATCGATGCCGGTGACGGGCCGACCGATGCGGCGTCGCTGGTCACCGAACTTGTCGAGCAAATCATCACCCGCATGAGCAAATCGATCGTCGACATGAATGCGGTGATCGACGAGCTTGAAGATGCCGATATCGACGATGAAGGCGAGACGATCCTCAGGCGCACGAGCAGTATCCGGCGCAATTGCCTCGCGCTCAAGCGCCACATGGGGCCGCAGCACAGCGCGCTTGAACAGATCGCGCGCGCCTCGCTCTCTTGGTTCGACGAACATGACCGGCGCGAAATATCCGAAACGATCGAGCGGCTGCGGCGCTATCTTGACGATATCGACGTGTCGAAGGAATCGGCACTGGTGTTGCAGGACGAACTGCGATCGCGCGCCCTGGCATCCTCGGAGAAGACAAACTTCCTGCTCACGCTGGTCGCCTCGATCTTCCTGCCGCTCGGCTTCCTGACCGGACTGCTCGGCATCAATGTCGGCGGAATGCCCGGCACCGATAGCAGCAGCGCCTTCTGGAATGTGGTCTACATCTGCCTCGGGCTGCTGGTCGTGCAGCTGGCGTTGTTCTACTCGTGGCGTTGGTGGACCAGCCGCTAA
- the ispG gene encoding flavodoxin-dependent (E)-4-hydroxy-3-methylbut-2-enyl-diphosphate synthase, with protein MSQIRPWRTIERRKSRQIMVGKVPVGGDAPISVQTMTNTPTADAKATIDQIRRCEDAGADIIRVSCPDTDSTAAMPEICKAASVPIVADIHFHYKRALEAADAGAACLRINPGNIGSDARVKEVIAAAKANGCAIRIGVNAGSLEKDLLEKYGEPCPDALVESAMDHIKILQDHDFHDFKVAVKASDLMLAVAAYTELAYQVDCPLHLGITEAGGLIGGTVKSALGIGSLLWAGIGDTIRVSLSAEPEEEVRVGFEILKSLGLRSRGVRVVSCPSCARQGFDVIRTVQTLEERLQHIKTPMSLSVLGCVVNGPGEARETDIGVTGGGNGSHMVYLSGVKDHHIENETMVDHIVRLVEEKAAKIEAGEAEAFVPSH; from the coding sequence ATGTCCCAGATCAGACCATGGCGCACCATCGAGCGCCGGAAATCGCGCCAGATCATGGTCGGCAAGGTGCCGGTAGGCGGCGATGCGCCGATTTCCGTGCAGACGATGACCAACACGCCGACTGCCGATGCCAAGGCGACGATCGATCAGATCCGGCGCTGCGAGGACGCAGGCGCCGACATTATCCGCGTGTCGTGCCCCGATACCGATAGCACCGCGGCGATGCCCGAAATCTGCAAGGCGGCGAGCGTGCCGATCGTGGCCGACATCCATTTTCACTACAAGCGCGCGCTCGAAGCAGCGGATGCGGGCGCTGCCTGCCTGCGCATCAACCCGGGCAATATCGGCTCGGATGCGCGGGTGAAGGAGGTCATCGCCGCGGCAAAGGCCAACGGGTGCGCGATCCGCATCGGCGTCAATGCCGGCAGCCTCGAGAAAGACCTGCTCGAAAAATATGGTGAGCCCTGTCCCGACGCGCTGGTCGAGAGCGCGATGGATCATATCAAGATCCTGCAGGACCACGATTTTCACGACTTCAAGGTCGCGGTGAAGGCATCGGACCTGATGCTCGCGGTCGCGGCTTATACCGAGCTTGCGTACCAGGTCGATTGCCCGCTGCACCTTGGCATTACCGAGGCGGGCGGGCTGATCGGCGGCACGGTCAAATCGGCGCTCGGCATCGGGTCGCTGCTGTGGGCGGGGATCGGCGATACGATCCGCGTGTCGCTCTCGGCGGAGCCCGAAGAGGAAGTCCGCGTCGGCTTTGAAATCCTCAAAAGTCTGGGGCTGCGGTCGCGCGGCGTTCGCGTCGTTTCCTGCCCGTCCTGCGCGCGGCAGGGTTTCGACGTCATCCGCACGGTGCAGACGCTCGAAGAACGGTTACAGCATATCAAGACGCCGATGAGCCTGTCGGTGCTCGGCTGCGTGGTCAATGGACCCGGTGAAGCGCGTGAAACCGACATCGGCGTAACCGGCGGCGGCAATGGCAGCCACATGGTCTATCTCTCGGGCGTGAAGGATCACCATATCGAGAACGAGACGATGGTCGATCACATCGTGCGGCTGGTCGAGGAAAAGGCGGCGAAAATCGAAGCAGGCGAGGCCGAAGCCTTCGTGCCTTCGCATTGA
- a CDS encoding Dps family protein, translating into MIKMTDAPEKLATPTDLKSNEIKDVAEGLNRVLADSYALYLKTKNFHWHVSGPHFRDYHLMFDEQAAAILGTTDAIAERVRKTGNTTLRSIGDISRHQTIDDNDADFVSAKDMLKELRDDNLALVETLRVVKTAADDSDDHATSALVDEWIDAAEERAWFLFESAQSG; encoded by the coding sequence ATGATCAAGATGACCGACGCACCCGAAAAACTCGCCACCCCGACCGACCTCAAATCGAACGAGATCAAGGACGTCGCCGAAGGGCTCAATCGCGTGCTGGCCGACAGCTATGCGCTCTATCTCAAGACCAAGAACTTTCACTGGCACGTGTCGGGCCCGCATTTTCGCGACTACCACCTGATGTTCGACGAACAGGCCGCCGCGATCCTCGGCACCACCGATGCGATCGCCGAACGCGTGCGCAAGACCGGCAACACCACCTTGCGCTCGATCGGCGACATTTCGCGCCACCAGACGATCGACGATAACGATGCCGATTTTGTCAGCGCCAAGGATATGCTCAAGGAACTGCGCGACGACAACCTGGCGCTGGTCGAGACGCTGCGCGTGGTGAAGACCGCCGCTGATGACAGCGATGATCATGCGACCTCGGCGCTGGTCGACGAATGGATCGACGCCGCCGAAGAACGCGCATGGTTCCTCTTCGAAAGCGCGCAGAGCGGCTAA
- a CDS encoding RidA family protein — protein sequence MSHEQRLADTGITLPEAAAPVASYLPAVEAGGFLYISGQISFAEDGSLINGTLGENMHLEAGQAAARRCGIMLLAQMKAALGSLDRVERIVKLGGFVNSAPDFIDQPKVINGASDLMEEVFGEAGRHARAAVGVNTLPLGVAVEVDAVVKLVE from the coding sequence ATGAGCCACGAACAACGCCTTGCCGACACCGGCATCACCCTTCCCGAGGCCGCCGCACCGGTCGCTTCCTACCTTCCCGCAGTGGAAGCCGGCGGCTTCCTCTACATTTCGGGGCAGATCAGCTTTGCCGAGGACGGCAGCCTGATCAACGGCACGCTGGGCGAGAACATGCATCTCGAAGCCGGGCAGGCAGCGGCACGCCGCTGCGGCATCATGCTGCTCGCGCAGATGAAGGCAGCGCTCGGCTCGCTCGACAGGGTCGAGCGGATCGTCAAGCTCGGCGGGTTCGTCAACTCGGCGCCCGATTTCATCGACCAGCCCAAGGTGATAAATGGTGCGTCTGACCTGATGGAAGAAGTGTTCGGCGAGGCCGGCCGCCATGCGCGCGCCGCGGTTGGCGTGAACACGCTGCCACTCGGCGTCGCGGTCGAGGTCGACGCGGTCGTCAAGCTCGTCGAATAG
- a CDS encoding HAD family hydrolase, with the protein MSRPLLISDCDEVLLHMVSHFDDWLGEEHGIDFAFASGQFADALTYRVSGDVVPEDQVWPLLEAFFREGMDRQTLVPGALEALGTIGEVADIVILTNIGDEAHHYRVAQLEKLGIRHEVVTNRGGKGRPAKALVDQYGAPRAAFVDDLAFQHKSVAKYNPDVWRLHMVAEPRLAPNIEDAQHADARIDDWGTATGWLIDRLEGK; encoded by the coding sequence ATGAGCCGTCCGCTCCTCATTTCCGATTGCGATGAAGTGCTATTGCACATGGTCAGTCATTTCGATGACTGGCTGGGCGAGGAACATGGCATCGATTTCGCCTTCGCAAGCGGCCAGTTCGCCGACGCGCTGACCTATCGCGTCAGCGGCGATGTCGTTCCAGAAGACCAGGTCTGGCCCTTGCTCGAAGCTTTTTTCCGGGAGGGGATGGACCGCCAGACGCTGGTGCCGGGTGCGCTGGAGGCTTTGGGGACGATCGGCGAAGTGGCGGACATCGTGATCCTCACCAATATCGGTGACGAGGCGCATCATTACCGCGTGGCGCAGCTCGAGAAACTCGGCATCCGCCATGAGGTCGTGACCAATCGCGGCGGCAAGGGGCGCCCGGCCAAGGCGCTGGTCGACCAATATGGCGCGCCGCGCGCCGCCTTCGTCGATGACCTCGCCTTCCAGCATAAAAGCGTCGCCAAGTATAATCCGGACGTCTGGCGGCTGCACATGGTGGCCGAGCCGCGGCTTGCACCCAATATCGAGGACGCGCAGCATGCGGATGCGCGGATCGATGACTGGGGCACCGCGACAGGCTGGCTGATCGACCGACTGGAGGGAAAATGA
- a CDS encoding isoaspartyl peptidase/L-asparaginase family protein, giving the protein MWKLMIHGGAGSMRPGKLDADQEKAARAGLGDALETGKMVLAAGGSAVDAVEAAARVLEEDPAFNAGKGSVLAHDGHVECDAAIMDGRDRRAGAVAGLRTTRAPITAARKVMEDSPHVLMGRGGAEEFALEQGLEQVPNTWFVTAERRRQLDELLAKGSEAFDAEIKYGTIGAVAVDNDGHVAAATSTGGLTAKRWGRIGDSPLIGAGTYADDRAAAVSATGLGEVFIRAAAAHDVCARMRYCSDDLQTALDKVLADIKAMGGTGGLIAVSPSGEAAWSHTTPGMYRAVIGEDVRKIAIYGDED; this is encoded by the coding sequence ATGTGGAAGTTGATGATTCATGGGGGCGCCGGGTCGATGCGCCCGGGCAAGCTCGATGCCGACCAGGAAAAGGCAGCGCGCGCCGGGCTTGGCGATGCGCTCGAGACGGGCAAGATGGTGCTGGCGGCAGGCGGCAGCGCGGTCGATGCGGTCGAGGCGGCTGCGCGTGTGCTTGAAGAGGATCCCGCCTTCAACGCGGGCAAGGGCAGCGTGCTCGCCCATGACGGACATGTCGAATGCGACGCCGCCATCATGGACGGACGCGATCGCCGCGCCGGCGCGGTCGCGGGCCTGCGCACTACCCGCGCACCGATCACGGCGGCGCGCAAGGTCATGGAAGACAGTCCCCACGTCCTGATGGGGCGCGGCGGGGCGGAGGAATTCGCGCTCGAACAGGGGCTGGAACAGGTGCCGAACACCTGGTTCGTGACGGCCGAACGCCGCCGCCAGCTCGACGAGCTACTGGCCAAGGGCTCAGAGGCTTTCGATGCCGAGATCAAATACGGCACGATCGGCGCGGTTGCGGTCGACAATGACGGCCATGTCGCCGCTGCCACCTCGACCGGCGGGCTGACCGCCAAAAGGTGGGGCCGGATCGGCGATTCGCCGCTGATCGGCGCCGGCACCTACGCCGATGATCGCGCCGCGGCCGTGTCCGCAACCGGGCTTGGCGAAGTCTTCATCCGCGCCGCGGCCGCGCACGATGTGTGCGCGCGCATGCGCTATTGTTCGGACGACCTCCAGACCGCACTCGACAAGGTGCTTGCAGATATCAAGGCAATGGGCGGCACTGGCGGGCTGATTGCAGTGAGCCCTTCGGGTGAAGCGGCATGGAGCCACACGACGCCCGGCATGTACCGCGCGGTGATCGGCGAGGATGTCCGCAAAATCGCGATATACGGCGACGAAGACTAG
- a CDS encoding SDR family NAD(P)-dependent oxidoreductase: MSKIAFITGATAGIGAATTEVLIGDGWKVIGTGRRKERLDTLAEKFGSAFHPIVSDMRDLEDLGRIVRQLPKGWRDVSLLLNNAGLAPPMDDFQNADLDKQLNAMRTNMDGLIAITRHLLPTLIDNKGAIINLASVAGSYPYRGGAVYGATKAFLTQFSLSLRSDLSGTGVRVTSIEPGMVETEFTLVRTEGDKEASDTLYADMNPMTAKDIANAIHWVASLPPHLNINRLELMPTSQSFAGFAVHRD; the protein is encoded by the coding sequence ATGAGCAAGATCGCTTTCATTACAGGCGCAACGGCCGGCATCGGCGCTGCGACGACCGAGGTCTTAATCGGTGATGGCTGGAAGGTCATCGGCACCGGACGGCGCAAGGAGCGTCTCGATACCCTCGCCGAGAAATTCGGCAGCGCCTTCCACCCGATCGTCAGCGACATGCGCGACCTTGAGGACCTGGGTCGCATCGTGCGCCAATTGCCCAAGGGCTGGCGCGACGTCAGCTTGCTGCTCAATAATGCAGGCCTTGCGCCGCCGATGGACGATTTCCAGAACGCCGATCTCGACAAGCAGCTGAACGCGATGCGAACCAATATGGACGGGCTGATCGCGATTACCCGCCATCTCTTGCCGACGCTGATCGACAACAAGGGCGCGATCATCAATCTCGCCTCGGTCGCTGGGAGCTATCCCTATCGCGGCGGCGCGGTTTACGGCGCGACCAAGGCATTCCTGACGCAATTCAGCCTGTCGCTGCGTTCGGACCTGTCGGGCACCGGGGTGCGGGTGACCTCGATAGAGCCCGGCATGGTCGAGACCGAATTCACGCTGGTACGTACCGAGGGCGACAAAGAGGCCAGCGACACGCTTTATGCCGACATGAACCCGATGACGGCGAAAGATATCGCGAACGCGATCCACTGGGTCGCCTCTCTGCCCCCGCATCTTAATATCAACCGCCTCGAACTGATGCCGACAAGCCAGAGCTTTGCCGGCTTTGCGGTTCACCGCGACTAA
- a CDS encoding DUF3572 family protein, with product MTPKAPNDNAAALALQALAATLADDKRAERLLALTGLGADELRARLGDPGLLAACLTFLESHEPDLLAVAADLDVAPERLVAARRALEAS from the coding sequence ATGACGCCCAAAGCTCCAAACGACAATGCAGCCGCCCTGGCGCTGCAGGCGCTGGCCGCGACGCTGGCCGACGACAAGCGGGCCGAACGCCTGCTAGCGCTGACCGGGCTGGGAGCCGATGAATTGCGCGCGCGACTTGGCGATCCGGGGCTGCTGGCGGCATGCCTCACCTTTCTTGAAAGCCACGAGCCCGATCTGCTTGCGGTGGCGGCCGATCTCGACGTGGCGCCCGAACGGCTGGTGGCAGCCCGCCGTGCCCTGGAGGCATCATGA
- a CDS encoding SDR family oxidoreductase, translating into MPTTLITGGNRGIGRELVEQYANDGWNVITTARDQRDIADLNRIDNVEAHRLDVAEENEIDRFVGELGDEPIDVFINNAGMYGPRTPKRDEWLELMNVNVIAPTLLAQRLKDKVAASEQKKMAVVTSKMGSIADNGSGGSIPYRSSKAAVNAAWKSLALDYKDDGISAVMLHPGWVQTDMGGPNALIDTATSASGMREQIEQTSLDNTGRFVDYAGKKIPW; encoded by the coding sequence ATGCCCACTACCCTCATCACCGGCGGCAATCGCGGCATCGGCCGCGAGCTTGTCGAGCAATATGCCAATGACGGCTGGAACGTCATCACCACCGCCCGCGATCAGCGCGACATCGCCGATCTCAACCGCATCGACAATGTCGAGGCCCACCGCCTCGACGTGGCCGAGGAGAACGAGATCGACCGCTTCGTGGGCGAGCTCGGCGACGAGCCGATCGACGTCTTCATCAACAATGCCGGGATGTACGGGCCGCGCACGCCCAAGCGCGACGAATGGCTCGAACTGATGAACGTCAATGTCATCGCCCCGACGCTGCTGGCCCAGCGCCTCAAGGACAAGGTTGCCGCCTCCGAGCAGAAGAAAATGGCGGTGGTAACCTCGAAGATGGGCTCGATCGCCGATAATGGATCGGGCGGGTCGATCCCCTATCGATCGTCCAAGGCCGCCGTGAACGCGGCGTGGAAGAGCCTTGCGCTCGATTACAAGGACGACGGCATCAGCGCGGTGATGCTGCACCCGGGCTGGGTGCAGACTGACATGGGCGGCCCCAACGCACTGATCGATACCGCGACCAGCGCCAGCGGCATGCGCGAGCAGATCGAACAGACGAGCCTCGACAATACGGGCCGCTTTGTCGACTATGCCGGCAAGAAAATTCCCTGGTAA
- a CDS encoding GNAT family N-acetyltransferase, producing MAESDTQVLAKIHPSIEGVDAAAWDALAGSDDPFLRHAFYRLLETSGSVGEGTGWSPLYVTVERDGALRAAAPAFLKSHSQGEYVFDHAWADAWHRAGGDYYPKLQLSVPFTPCPGPRLLGSDTAALIAALETVTRQNNLSSAHATFLEDADIAAFEARDWLIRDGIQFHWFNRDYASFEDFLAALSSRKRKAIRKERARAIEGLTIETLRGGAIGGEAIDAMWLFYQDTGARKWGQPYLTRGFFDGLVDTFGDSALMFLARRDGIPVAGALNIIGDDVLYGRYWGCSEELPFLHFELSYYRAIEWAIENKVAVVQAGAQGEHKLKRGYEPVITRSAHYIPHREFRDAIERFVEGERAAISREMEWAREALPFRQD from the coding sequence ATGGCGGAAAGCGACACGCAAGTCCTGGCCAAGATCCACCCCTCGATCGAGGGCGTGGACGCGGCTGCATGGGACGCGCTGGCAGGGTCTGACGACCCCTTTTTGCGCCATGCATTCTACCGCCTGCTTGAAACTTCGGGCAGCGTTGGAGAGGGGACCGGATGGTCGCCGCTCTACGTCACCGTCGAGCGCGATGGCGCGCTTCGCGCCGCCGCACCCGCCTTTCTCAAGAGCCATAGCCAGGGCGAGTATGTGTTCGACCATGCTTGGGCGGATGCGTGGCATCGCGCGGGCGGCGACTATTACCCGAAGCTCCAGCTGAGCGTTCCCTTTACGCCCTGCCCGGGGCCGCGCTTGTTGGGGAGCGACACGGCTGCGCTGATTGCCGCGCTCGAAACGGTGACGCGCCAAAACAATCTTTCGAGCGCGCACGCGACCTTTCTCGAGGACGCGGACATCGCGGCGTTCGAAGCGCGCGACTGGCTGATCCGCGACGGCATCCAGTTTCACTGGTTCAACCGCGACTACGCCAGTTTCGAGGATTTTCTCGCCGCGCTGTCGAGCCGCAAGCGCAAGGCGATCCGCAAGGAGCGCGCGCGGGCCATCGAAGGCCTGACCATCGAGACGCTGCGCGGCGGTGCGATAGGCGGCGAGGCCATCGACGCGATGTGGCTGTTCTACCAGGACACGGGCGCGCGCAAATGGGGTCAGCCCTATCTGACCCGCGGCTTCTTCGACGGGCTGGTCGACACGTTCGGCGATAGCGCGCTGATGTTCCTGGCGCGGCGCGATGGCATCCCGGTGGCGGGCGCGCTCAACATCATCGGCGATGACGTGCTCTACGGCCGCTATTGGGGGTGCAGCGAGGAGCTGCCCTTCCTCCATTTCGAGCTGAGTTATTACCGCGCCATAGAGTGGGCGATCGAAAACAAGGTCGCGGTGGTGCAAGCAGGTGCGCAGGGCGAACACAAGCTAAAGCGCGGTTACGAACCCGTGATCACGCGGTCGGCGCACTACATTCCGCATCGGGAATTTCGCGACGCGATCGAGCGCTTCGTCGAAGGCGAGCGTGCCGCGATTTCGCGCGAGATGGAGTGGGCGCGCGAGGCCCTGCCTTTTCGGCAGGACTAG
- the rpmG gene encoding 50S ribosomal protein L33, whose translation MAKPATVKIKLVSTADTGFYYVTKKNPRNITEKMVQRKYDPVVRKHVEFKEAKIK comes from the coding sequence ATGGCGAAGCCAGCAACCGTCAAGATTAAGCTCGTCAGCACGGCCGACACGGGCTTCTACTATGTGACGAAGAAGAATCCGCGCAACATCACCGAAAAGATGGTGCAGCGTAAATATGATCCCGTCGTGCGCAAGCATGTCGAGTTCAAGGAAGCCAAGATCAAGTAA
- a CDS encoding SPFH domain-containing protein — MAHVLGLNASDERAASTSSGYGMLLAMLLIIIAQVWAIIRLVQTDGTALWLFVAVGVLPLALIFVASGFYMLQPNQGAVITLFGTYKGTDRKDGLRWVLPWMMRHKVSVRANNFISDKIKVNDLRGNPIEMAAQIVWRVVDTAQATFDVDDYKEFVRVQVEAAIRTIGARYPYDDFDHDDVTLRGHIDEVGVELLAELRERLVVAGITVDECGFTHLAYAQEIAGAMLRRQQAEAVVAARKTLVEGAVGMVEMALADLSKRDVVELDDERRAAMVSNLMVVLCSERDTQPVVNAGSLYT; from the coding sequence ATGGCTCATGTGCTTGGCCTCAATGCGAGCGACGAGCGTGCCGCTTCCACGTCGAGTGGGTACGGTATGCTGCTTGCGATGCTGCTGATTATCATCGCCCAGGTCTGGGCGATCATCCGGCTCGTGCAAACCGATGGCACGGCGCTCTGGCTCTTTGTCGCCGTGGGCGTCCTTCCGCTGGCGCTGATCTTCGTGGCGTCGGGTTTTTACATGCTGCAGCCCAACCAGGGCGCGGTGATCACGCTGTTCGGCACCTACAAGGGCACCGATCGCAAGGATGGATTGCGCTGGGTGCTGCCGTGGATGATGCGGCACAAGGTGTCGGTGCGCGCCAACAACTTCATTTCCGACAAGATCAAGGTGAACGACCTTCGCGGTAACCCGATCGAGATGGCCGCCCAGATCGTCTGGCGCGTCGTCGATACCGCGCAGGCGACTTTCGACGTCGACGACTATAAGGAATTCGTCCGCGTCCAGGTGGAAGCTGCGATCCGTACCATCGGCGCGCGCTATCCCTATGACGATTTCGACCATGACGACGTGACGCTGCGTGGTCATATCGACGAGGTCGGCGTGGAACTGCTCGCCGAGCTGCGCGAACGGCTCGTGGTTGCGGGGATCACGGTCGACGAATGCGGCTTTACCCACCTTGCCTATGCGCAGGAAATCGCCGGTGCGATGCTCCGCCGCCAGCAGGCCGAGGCCGTGGTGGCTGCGCGCAAGACCCTGGTCGAAGGCGCGGTCGGCATGGTCGAGATGGCGCTGGCCGATCTGTCCAAGCGCGATGTCGTCGAACTGGATGACGAGCGCCGGGCGGCCATGGTGTCGAACCTGATGGTGGTGCTGTGCAGCGAGCGTGACACGCAGCCCGTCGTCAACGCCGGCAGCCTGTATACCTAA